One genomic region from Coregonus clupeaformis isolate EN_2021a unplaced genomic scaffold, ASM2061545v1 scaf1626, whole genome shotgun sequence encodes:
- the LOC121570151 gene encoding monocyte to macrophage differentiation factor 2-like, giving the protein TLTVLFVLNSRFMNNRVPSNKRYQPTDYEHAANCATHALWVIPSLLGSSVLHFLSEDQWERVSAWLYGAGLTSLFLISTLFHTVTWKKSHLRSVEHCFHMCDRMVIYFFIAASYAPWLNLRELGPWACHMRWLVWVMASVGTTYVFFFHERYKLMELICYTVMGVFPALVILTMPDREGLWELLVGGACYCLGMVFFKSDGLVPFAHAIWHLFVAMGAGVHYYAIYRYLYTPAADQMKTSR; this is encoded by the exons GACGCTGACTGTCCTGTTTGTTTTGAATTCCAGATTTATGAATAACAGAGTTCCGTCCAATAAGAGATACCAGCCCACAGACTATGAACATGCTGCCAACTGTGCTACACACGCG CTGTGGGTAATCCCCAGCCTATTGGGCAGCTCTGTGCTGCACTTCCTGTCTGAGGACCAATGGGAGCGCGTCTCAGCCTGGCTCTATGGGGCGGGGCTTACCTCCCTCTTCCTCATCTCTACTCTGTTCCACACTGTGACCTGGAAGAAGAGCCACCTACG GTCTGTGGAGCACTGTTTCCACATGTGTGACCGGATGGTGATCTATTTCTTCATAGCGGCCTCCTACGCACCCTG GTTGAACCTGCGGGAGCTAGGACCCTGGGCCTGTCACATGAGGTGGTTGGTCTGGGTGATGGCCTCTGTCGGAACCACATACGTCTTCTTCTTCCACGAGAg gtataaGCTGATGGAACTGATCTGTTATACAGTGATGGGAGTGTTCCCTGCCTTGGTCATCCTGACCATG CCGGACCGTGAGGGGCTGTGGGAGTTGTTAGTGGGCGGAGCCTGTTACTGTCTGGGCATGGTGTTCTTCAAGAGCGATGGCCTCGTCCCATTCGCCCATGCCATTTGGCACCTCTTCGTTGCCATGGGAGCGGGCGTCCACTACTACGCCATCTACCGGTACCTCTACACGCCAGCAGCCGATCAGATGAAGACATCCAGATGA